A part of Microaerobacter geothermalis genomic DNA contains:
- a CDS encoding tetratricopeptide repeat protein, protein MLELLKNDCSINVLHNDLPDIAHLFYEKGEYKHAAHFYHFAYKNPPPVQ, encoded by the coding sequence ATGTTGGAATTATTGAAAAATGATTGTTCAATAAATGTTCTGCATAACGATCTACCAGACATTGCCCATCTGTTTTATGAAAAAGGTGAATATAAACATGCGGCTCATTTTTATCATTTTGCTTACAAAAACCCGCCTCCTGTCCAATGA
- a CDS encoding electron transfer flavoprotein subunit beta/FixA family protein: MNILVCLKQTFDTEERIVIQNGQISEEGVEFIINPYDEYAVEEALKLKEQHGGEVTVITVGPTRAESALRTALAMGADKAVIVDDESLFGDEYTIAKVLAAVVKQREYDIILGGNMAVDDGSAQVGPRLAEELGIPHVSTIVKLDVEGNKARVERDVEGDTEVIEVHLPVLVTAQQGLNEPRYPSLPGIMKAKKKPLERLGAGDLGLDLSVIKSKTELVDQYLPPKKEAGKILQGEIGDQVKELVQLLRNEAKVI; this comes from the coding sequence ATGAACATACTAGTATGTCTAAAACAAACCTTTGATACAGAAGAAAGGATTGTCATTCAGAATGGTCAAATCAGTGAAGAAGGGGTTGAATTTATCATCAATCCCTATGACGAATATGCCGTGGAAGAAGCCCTGAAATTAAAGGAACAGCACGGCGGAGAAGTGACCGTGATAACCGTTGGACCAACCCGGGCTGAATCTGCCTTGCGCACCGCCTTAGCCATGGGAGCAGATAAAGCGGTGATCGTCGATGATGAAAGTCTCTTTGGAGATGAGTACACCATTGCCAAAGTATTGGCAGCCGTCGTAAAACAAAGGGAATACGATATCATCCTCGGCGGAAATATGGCGGTGGATGATGGTTCCGCCCAGGTGGGGCCAAGGTTGGCCGAAGAGCTGGGAATTCCCCATGTCTCCACTATTGTCAAGTTGGATGTGGAAGGGAACAAAGCCCGTGTAGAAAGGGATGTGGAGGGAGACACCGAAGTGATCGAAGTTCATCTTCCCGTTCTGGTCACGGCCCAGCAAGGATTAAACGAGCCAAGATATCCCTCCTTGCCCGGGATCATGAAGGCAAAAAAGAAACCCCTTGAAAGATTAGGCGCCGGTGACCTCGGATTAGACCTGTCCGTGATCAAGAGTAAAACCGAATTGGTTGATCAATATCTTCCACCCAAAAAAGAAGCAGGAAAAATCCTTCAGGGTGAAATTGGAGATCAGGTAAAAGAACTGGTACAGCTTCTTCGCAATGAAGCCAAAGTCATATAG
- the trxA gene encoding thioredoxin — protein MAIVSASDQTFQNEVSNGTVVVDFWAPWCGPCKMIAPVLEEIDSEVGDKLKIVKVNVDENPESAGRFGIMSIPTLLVFKNGEPVDKIVGFQPKEALMGTINKYL, from the coding sequence ATGGCCATTGTAAGTGCATCTGATCAAACCTTCCAGAATGAAGTTTCAAATGGAACGGTTGTCGTTGATTTTTGGGCCCCATGGTGTGGACCTTGTAAAATGATTGCCCCTGTACTGGAAGAGATTGATTCAGAAGTGGGTGATAAGTTAAAAATTGTAAAGGTAAACGTTGACGAAAATCCCGAATCCGCTGGTAGATTTGGAATTATGAGCATTCCAACACTGTTGGTTTTTAAGAATGGGGAACCTGTTGATAAAATTGTAGGGTTCCAACCCAAAGAAGCCTTAATGGGAACAATTAATAAGTATTTATAA
- a CDS encoding electron transfer flavoprotein subunit alpha/FixB family protein, which produces MSKNILVFAETRDGQLRNVSLESLSAARRVANGGKVAAVLFGREASAIADKLAQYGADQVYLVEHEQVKQYTNDAYTQAFVQVIDAVKPDAIFMGHTSIGRDLAPRVAAKLGLGLISDCTDISVEGDEVIFTRPIYAGKAFAKKKVVDGTIFATIRPNNIALDEPETGKTAEVVNFSVDIKDLRTLVKEVVRKASTGVDLSEAKVVVSGGRGVKSADGFKPLQELADLLGGAVGASRGACDAEYCDYSLQIGQTGKVVTPDLYIACGISGAIQHLAGMSNSKVIVAINKDPEAPIFQVADYGIVGDLFEVVPLLTEEFKKLLSE; this is translated from the coding sequence GTGAGTAAAAATATATTGGTATTTGCCGAAACAAGAGATGGACAATTGCGCAATGTATCCCTGGAATCCCTGTCTGCGGCCCGGAGAGTGGCCAATGGCGGAAAAGTAGCTGCCGTACTATTCGGAAGAGAAGCATCTGCAATAGCAGATAAATTAGCTCAATATGGGGCGGATCAGGTATATCTGGTAGAACATGAGCAGGTAAAACAATATACCAATGACGCCTATACCCAGGCCTTTGTACAGGTGATCGATGCGGTAAAACCGGATGCCATCTTCATGGGGCATACTTCCATTGGTCGGGATTTGGCACCCAGAGTGGCAGCAAAGCTGGGGTTGGGACTCATATCTGATTGTACAGACATTTCTGTAGAGGGAGATGAGGTGATTTTTACCCGTCCCATCTATGCCGGGAAAGCCTTTGCCAAAAAGAAAGTGGTAGACGGAACCATCTTTGCTACCATTCGTCCCAACAACATAGCCCTCGATGAACCGGAGACAGGAAAAACAGCAGAAGTGGTCAACTTTTCTGTGGATATCAAGGATCTGCGTACCCTTGTAAAGGAAGTGGTGCGAAAAGCTTCCACCGGCGTGGATCTTTCCGAAGCCAAGGTGGTTGTTTCCGGGGGGCGGGGAGTGAAAAGTGCCGACGGATTCAAGCCCCTTCAGGAATTGGCTGATCTGTTGGGCGGTGCAGTTGGAGCCTCCCGCGGGGCATGTGATGCCGAATACTGCGATTACTCCTTGCAGATTGGGCAGACAGGCAAGGTAGTTACTCCAGACCTGTATATCGCCTGCGGAATCTCCGGAGCGATCCAGCATTTAGCCGGTATGTCCAACTCCAAGGTGATTGTAGCAATCAATAAGGATCCGGAAGCCCCCATCTTCCAGGTGGCCGATTACGGGATCGTAGGAGATTTATTTGAAGTGGTTCCCTTATTAACAGAAGAATTTAAGAAACTGTTAAGTGAATAA
- a CDS encoding cbb3-type cytochrome c oxidase subunit I: MAADTGTIRAVKYFYYSSFIWLLIGMLVGLIVAIKYIAPDFLVWGPLGKFLSYGRIRPIHTNGVLFGWLSMAYVGGIFYVLPSLTRTPLSNPRLAVATGVLWNIFMVLAVVVLLLGYTTSIEYAELPLFMDVYVVILVALVIFISFRTIVNRNEKKLYVSIWYIMGSLLWLPLLYIVGNLPYRWIGGVPQANMAWFYGHNVIGLWFTTVGVGFIYFLLPKLTKNPLYSHKLSLIGFWTIATFYVWNGPHHLQNGPIPLWLMKAGVIPSVLLIIPVWTVLANVFGTMKGKWHVVADSIPLKFMIVGAIFYLITCLQGPFQSLMGPSAILKFTNWVIGHAHMPLFGAFSFVVFALMYYSLPKMTGKQIYSTSLMNWHFWLSTVGFLLFAFSMWVAGVLQGFAWAEGKQYGMQFVEVILALRPFSMIRAIGGGMMFIGQFIFVYNAIRSVRDGKPIPQQPTALIK, translated from the coding sequence ATGGCTGCTGATACAGGAACAATTCGCGCAGTGAAATATTTTTATTACTCTTCTTTTATTTGGCTTTTAATCGGGATGTTAGTTGGTCTTATTGTCGCCATAAAATACATTGCTCCAGATTTTCTAGTTTGGGGTCCCTTGGGGAAATTCCTATCTTATGGAAGAATCAGGCCCATTCATACAAATGGAGTGTTGTTCGGTTGGTTATCAATGGCTTATGTTGGAGGAATTTTTTATGTTCTCCCTTCGTTAACGAGGACTCCTTTAAGTAATCCTCGATTAGCCGTTGCAACTGGGGTACTATGGAATATTTTTATGGTTCTTGCTGTCGTTGTCCTGCTGTTGGGATATACCACTTCTATTGAATACGCAGAGCTGCCCCTTTTCATGGATGTCTATGTCGTAATTCTTGTTGCCCTGGTTATCTTTATTTCTTTTCGAACGATCGTCAACCGTAATGAAAAGAAACTATATGTAAGTATTTGGTATATTATGGGCTCCTTATTGTGGCTCCCCCTGTTATACATTGTGGGAAATCTTCCCTATCGCTGGATCGGAGGAGTTCCTCAGGCCAATATGGCCTGGTTTTACGGCCATAATGTGATTGGATTATGGTTTACCACTGTTGGTGTTGGTTTCATTTATTTCTTACTACCAAAACTGACAAAAAACCCATTATACAGCCACAAGCTCTCTTTAATCGGCTTTTGGACCATCGCCACTTTCTATGTCTGGAACGGTCCGCACCATTTGCAAAATGGGCCAATTCCACTGTGGCTGATGAAGGCAGGAGTGATCCCTTCCGTTCTTCTCATCATTCCGGTTTGGACAGTTTTGGCTAATGTTTTTGGAACCATGAAGGGGAAATGGCATGTGGTGGCAGACAGTATTCCCCTTAAATTTATGATTGTTGGAGCTATTTTTTATCTGATCACATGTTTGCAAGGCCCTTTTCAATCACTTATGGGACCCAGTGCCATCCTGAAATTTACCAACTGGGTCATTGGACATGCCCATATGCCCTTGTTTGGAGCCTTTTCTTTTGTAGTGTTTGCCCTAATGTATTACAGCCTTCCGAAAATGACGGGAAAACAGATATATAGTACATCGTTAATGAATTGGCATTTTTGGCTTTCTACTGTGGGATTTCTCCTCTTTGCCTTCAGCATGTGGGTGGCTGGAGTATTGCAAGGTTTTGCCTGGGCAGAAGGCAAGCAGTACGGAATGCAGTTCGTGGAAGTCATCCTTGCCTTAAGGCCCTTTAGCATGATTCGGGCCATCGGAGGCGGAATGATGTTTATCGGGCAATTTATCTTTGTATATAACGCCATTCGATCGGTGAGGGACGGAAAACCAATCCCTCAACAACCAACAGCACTAATTAAATAG
- a CDS encoding long-chain fatty acid--CoA ligase: MMMDYPLTLKHIFDRAKTLFPKHEIVSRTSKGIFRYNYSDFHRRTTKLASALQKLGVKRGDKVATFAWNDHRHLECYFAIPCMGGVLHTINIRLSREHISYIANHAEDKVLFVDETLVPMIEAVQDQLKTVKAYVIMTDQMELNTSLSPAYSYEQLIEEGDENFIFPDDLDENDAAGMCFTSATTGNPKGVVYSHRGLFLHSMAIAMSDNLGVSQQDTLLPFVPMFHANAWGLPFACTMVGSKQVLPGPMPTPQVLLELFETEKVTVSAGVPTVWMGVLHELEKKSYDLSHLKTLICGGSAAPKSMIKTFREKYGISLLHAYGMTETTPLVFVSRIKRDLHHLSQEEQYDLLAKQGLLSPGVEMKVVGANGEVKWDGKEMGELLLRGPWIASEYYKDERTEETFRDGWLHTGDVVTVDEEGYVKIVDRTKDLVKSGGEWISTVDLENAIMGHEAVAEAAVVAVPHEKWQERPVACVVLKPPFKDKVDKEEIISFLEPQFPKWWLPDDVIFMDEIPKTTVGKFLKRALRDQVKSLYKSS; the protein is encoded by the coding sequence ATGATGATGGATTACCCGTTAACATTAAAGCACATCTTTGATCGGGCAAAGACTTTATTTCCAAAACATGAAATTGTATCACGTACCTCTAAAGGAATATTCCGTTATAACTACTCCGATTTTCACCGGCGAACGACTAAATTGGCCAGCGCTCTTCAGAAACTGGGGGTTAAACGGGGGGATAAGGTAGCCACCTTCGCCTGGAATGACCACCGCCATCTGGAATGTTACTTCGCCATTCCGTGTATGGGAGGGGTCCTTCATACCATTAACATCAGGCTTTCCAGGGAGCATATCAGCTATATCGCCAATCATGCCGAAGACAAAGTTCTTTTTGTTGATGAAACTCTCGTTCCAATGATCGAAGCCGTTCAGGATCAGCTGAAAACCGTAAAAGCCTATGTCATTATGACCGATCAAATGGAGTTAAACACCTCCCTTTCTCCGGCCTATTCCTATGAGCAATTGATAGAAGAAGGAGATGAAAATTTCATTTTCCCTGATGATCTCGATGAAAATGATGCTGCCGGCATGTGTTTCACATCTGCCACCACCGGTAATCCAAAAGGGGTTGTCTACTCCCACAGGGGGTTATTTCTCCACAGTATGGCGATTGCCATGTCAGACAACTTGGGGGTCTCCCAACAGGATACCTTGCTGCCCTTTGTTCCCATGTTCCATGCCAATGCCTGGGGACTCCCCTTTGCCTGTACCATGGTAGGGAGCAAGCAGGTTCTCCCTGGTCCCATGCCTACCCCGCAGGTTCTTCTGGAATTGTTTGAAACGGAAAAAGTAACCGTTTCTGCCGGAGTCCCCACCGTATGGATGGGAGTATTGCACGAATTGGAGAAAAAGTCCTATGATCTTTCCCATCTAAAAACACTCATTTGCGGTGGTTCGGCTGCGCCCAAATCGATGATTAAGACATTTAGAGAAAAATATGGAATCTCCTTGCTTCACGCTTACGGAATGACTGAAACCACTCCTTTAGTATTTGTCTCCCGCATCAAGAGGGATCTTCATCATTTAAGCCAGGAAGAACAATATGACTTATTGGCGAAACAGGGTTTGCTGTCTCCCGGTGTAGAGATGAAAGTGGTAGGAGCCAATGGTGAAGTGAAATGGGATGGTAAGGAAATGGGAGAGCTTTTATTGAGGGGACCATGGATTGCCAGTGAGTATTATAAGGATGAACGGACAGAAGAAACCTTCCGGGACGGTTGGCTCCACACCGGTGATGTGGTAACCGTAGACGAAGAAGGGTATGTAAAGATCGTGGACCGGACGAAAGACCTGGTAAAAAGTGGAGGGGAATGGATCTCCACTGTTGACTTGGAAAACGCCATCATGGGGCATGAGGCGGTCGCTGAAGCCGCCGTCGTTGCCGTCCCCCATGAAAAATGGCAGGAGCGCCCGGTAGCCTGTGTCGTGTTAAAACCGCCGTTTAAAGATAAGGTGGACAAGGAAGAAATTATTTCCTTCCTGGAGCCCCAGTTCCCAAAATGGTGGCTGCCGGATGATGTGATCTTTATGGATGAAATCCCGAAGACAACTGTAGGCAAATTCTTAAAGCGGGCCCTAAGGGATCAGGTGAAAAGTCTGTATAAATCTTCATAG
- a CDS encoding enoyl-CoA hydratase — MGFTNVKVEIVDSIAKVIVDNPPANTLSTATLKGLDDAISTIEANDQVKVIIITGAGKFFVAGADIKEFTQVKDGEQGEAMARVGQQLVDRIENLKKPVIAAINGACLGGGLELAMACHIRVSAHSAKLGLPELNLGLIPGFGGTQRLPRIVGFSKATELILTSEMVSGEQAEKMGLVNYSVPLEELENTVQQLAEKIAGKSSATIALALEAIAAAQKGNLQEGLIKEAALFGKAFTTEDQKEGVQAFIEKRPPQFKNR; from the coding sequence ATGGGATTTACCAATGTGAAAGTGGAGATAGTGGATTCCATTGCCAAGGTTATCGTCGATAACCCGCCGGCCAATACCCTTAGTACCGCTACCCTGAAAGGCTTAGATGATGCCATATCAACCATTGAGGCCAACGATCAGGTAAAGGTAATTATCATTACCGGAGCAGGTAAATTTTTTGTTGCTGGTGCGGATATTAAGGAATTTACTCAAGTTAAAGATGGCGAACAAGGAGAAGCGATGGCTCGGGTTGGACAGCAGCTGGTTGATCGGATTGAAAATTTGAAGAAACCTGTGATTGCGGCAATTAATGGAGCCTGTTTAGGCGGTGGATTAGAGTTAGCGATGGCATGTCACATTCGAGTCAGTGCTCATTCAGCCAAATTAGGACTTCCTGAACTTAATTTAGGTTTAATTCCCGGATTTGGTGGCACCCAGCGTTTACCACGCATCGTTGGTTTTAGCAAAGCTACTGAACTGATTCTTACCAGTGAAATGGTCTCAGGAGAACAGGCTGAAAAAATGGGGTTGGTCAACTATTCAGTTCCATTGGAAGAGCTGGAAAATACGGTTCAGCAATTGGCGGAAAAGATTGCCGGCAAATCCAGTGCAACGATAGCTTTGGCTTTGGAAGCCATTGCCGCGGCTCAAAAAGGCAATCTGCAGGAGGGACTTATAAAGGAAGCGGCTTTATTCGGAAAAGCCTTTACAACAGAAGATCAAAAGGAAGGGGTTCAAGCATTTATAGAGAAAAGACCCCCTCAATTTAAAAACCGCTAA
- a CDS encoding TetR/AcrR family transcriptional regulator — MAKRTGEKYDAIIEAAVRVIAKHGYHNAHVTKIAKEANVADGTIYLYFENKDDVLISLFQEKMGQFVATVQENIGRRITAKEKLHELIRTHLAQLAADKDLAIVTQIELRQSNPIVREAISETLKQYFRIIDSIVKLGIEEGVFSENIDLRMARMMIFGTLDETVTAWVMKDGKFDLLEGVDSIHSLFLSGLSGK, encoded by the coding sequence ATGGCGAAACGAACCGGAGAAAAGTATGATGCAATTATTGAAGCAGCTGTTAGGGTCATCGCTAAACACGGGTATCACAATGCCCATGTTACTAAAATTGCAAAGGAAGCAAATGTAGCTGATGGGACCATCTATCTCTACTTTGAAAACAAAGATGATGTTTTAATTTCACTTTTTCAAGAAAAAATGGGTCAGTTTGTTGCAACGGTTCAGGAGAATATTGGGAGAAGGATAACTGCCAAAGAAAAATTGCACGAATTGATTCGGACCCATCTTGCCCAACTGGCTGCAGATAAGGATTTGGCCATTGTGACTCAGATTGAATTGCGCCAATCCAATCCCATTGTTCGGGAGGCGATTAGTGAAACTCTAAAGCAATATTTCCGAATTATTGATTCCATAGTTAAGTTGGGAATTGAAGAAGGAGTATTCTCTGAAAATATTGATCTCAGAATGGCTCGCATGATGATTTTTGGGACTTTAGATGAAACCGTAACGGCGTGGGTCATGAAAGATGGAAAATTTGATTTGCTGGAAGGTGTTGATTCCATCCATTCACTTTTCTTATCTGGATTGTCTGGGAAATGA